In Cryptomeria japonica chromosome 10, Sugi_1.0, whole genome shotgun sequence, a genomic segment contains:
- the LOC131073345 gene encoding LRR receptor-like serine/threonine-protein kinase ER1 produces the protein MIDLRSFDPLNTTIYMAGTLSKSIGDLTELLYIRLPAWKKITGKIPNAIARLQHLDTLDLSQNDFIGKMPSWITRLSKLRILRMGGNRLRGIIPPAITTLTNLDTLELEENRITGTIPQAMGNLSRLVMLRLNNNLLYGSLPESIGSIQTLFLLDASHNALVGKIPSSYGNLPELAFLSLNNNKLACTIPSSLGRLSRLAALHLEDNQLKGYIPASLGNISGLGDLDLSRNFLEGPIPTSFTLLTQLGTLKVSGNRLTNPLPSLRLLPSFLDLSYNEFKLGNYIPTWIMNASFGFEISLAGCGIDTGLEDWKPRAAQFFTSVDLSANNISGSAVEFFATMTFLSHANLSNNQLKYDFSIGVNFSRLLQTLDLHSNQLYGSIPSSIGTLTDLKTLDLSKNGLTGKIPTEMLNLTNLSQLNVSYNHLCGEIPQGKPLNGFPVSSYSHNKCLCGLPLGPC, from the coding sequence ATGATCGATCTGCGCTCCTTCGATCCATTGAACACCACCATCTACATGGCCGGCACGCTCTCCAAATCCATCGGCGATCTCACGGAGCTTCTCTACATCCGTCTTCCGGCGTGGAAAAAAATCACCGGAAAAATCCCCAATGCAATCGCCCGCCTGCAACATCTCGACACGCTCGATCTATCGCAGAACGATTTTATCGGCAAAATGCCATCTTGGATAACCAGGCTGAGCAAGCTGAGGATACTCAGGATGGGCGGCAACAGGCTACGCGGGATCATTCCGCCGGCCATTACAACGCTGACCAATCTGGACACGCTGGAACTCGAAGAAAACCGGATAACCGGCACAATCCCCCAGGCAATGGGGAACCTGAGCCGGTTGGTGATGCTCAGACTGAATAACAACCTCTTATACGGTTCTCTACCCGAGTCCATCGGCTCCATCCAAACTCTCTTTCTGCTGGACGCTTCGCATAATGCCCTGGTGGGAAAAATTCCTTCATCTTATGGAAACCTTCCGGAGCTTGCTTTTCTGTCTTTGAACAACAACAAGCTGGCCTGCACAATTCCTTCCTCGCTCGGTCGTTTGAGCAGACTGGCGGCGCTGCATTTGGAGGATAACCAGCTGAAGGGCTACATTCCAGCGTCCCTGGGCAACATTTCAGGATTGGGTGATCTGGATCTTTCTAGAAATTTCCTCGAAGGCCCTATCCCGACCTCTTTTACTCTGCTCACCCAACTGGGTACTTTGAAGGTCTCCGGAAACAGGCTCACGAACCCGCTTCCGTCTCTGCGTTTGCTTCCTAGCTTCTTGGACTTGTCTTACAATGAATTCAAGCTGGGTAATTATATTCCCACCTGGATCATGAATGCGAGCTTCGGTTTCGAGATCAGTTTGGCCGGGTGTGGGATTGACACGGGGCTCGAGGACTGGAAGCCCAGGGCCGCCCAGTTTTTCACTTCGGTCGATCTCTCTGCCAACAATATCAGCGGCAGTGCAGTGGAGTTTTTCGCGACCATGACGTTCTTGAGCCACGCCAATTTGTCAAACAATCAACTCAAATATGACTTCTCCATCGGAGTCAATTTCTCCCGCCTGTTGCAGACTCTGGATCTCCATTCAAATCAGCTGTATGGAAGCATTCCATCTTCTATTGGCACGTTGACTGATTTGAAGACTTTGGATCTGTCAAAGAATGGACTGACTGGAAAAATTCCCACGGAGATGTTAAATCTAACGAATCTGAGCCAGCTGAACGTGAGCTATAATCACCTGTGCGGAGAGATTCCACAAGGGAAGCCGCTGAACGGGTTTCCTGTATCTTCATATTCCCATAACAAGTGTCTTTGTGGATTACCTCTTGGGCCCTGTTAG